A genomic stretch from Sphingorhabdus pulchriflava includes:
- a CDS encoding DEAD/DEAH box helicase encodes MSFADLGLSDELLSAVLAAGYDTPTPIQAQAIPSVLMMRDIIGIAQTGTGKTASFVLPMIDVLAHGRARARMPRSLILEPTRELAAQVAENFEKYGVNHKLSMALLIGGVSMGDQVKALEKGVDVLIATPGRLMDLFERGNILLNGCELLVIDEADRMLDMGFIPDIENICTKLPTTRQTLLFSATMPPPIKKLADKFLSNPKYIEVARPASSNANIEAKLVDVAPMKKREMLRSLLRSEDVHTAIIFCNRKTTVRELNKSLQQHGFRSGEIHGDIDQASRQRQLDAFKSGAINLLVASDVAARGLDIKGVSHVFNFDAPWHPDDYVHRIGRTGRAGAKGKAFTFVTKADEEAIDNIEKLIGLKIGRLGKQATESTDDPQQERHARRKAPAEPKERREAKTPTRPAKSDSGKRSKPVAKERNEAADDGDWNGPMPDFLSVAIPL; translated from the coding sequence ATGTCCTTTGCCGATCTCGGCCTTTCCGATGAACTTTTGAGTGCCGTCTTAGCCGCCGGTTACGATACGCCAACGCCGATCCAGGCGCAGGCAATTCCTTCCGTTCTGATGATGCGCGACATCATCGGTATAGCCCAAACGGGTACCGGCAAGACCGCATCATTCGTGCTTCCGATGATTGATGTACTGGCGCATGGACGCGCGCGGGCACGCATGCCGCGCAGTCTGATTCTGGAGCCGACCCGTGAATTGGCCGCGCAGGTTGCCGAGAATTTTGAGAAATATGGCGTCAATCACAAGCTGTCGATGGCGTTGCTGATCGGCGGCGTGTCGATGGGTGATCAGGTCAAGGCGCTTGAAAAAGGTGTCGACGTTCTGATTGCGACCCCGGGCCGTCTGATGGACTTGTTTGAACGTGGCAATATTCTGCTGAACGGCTGCGAGTTGCTCGTTATCGACGAAGCTGATCGCATGCTCGATATGGGCTTTATTCCCGATATCGAAAATATCTGCACCAAGCTGCCGACAACGCGGCAGACGTTGCTGTTTTCAGCAACGATGCCGCCGCCGATCAAGAAGCTGGCCGACAAATTCCTGTCGAACCCCAAATATATTGAGGTTGCCCGACCAGCATCTTCGAACGCCAATATCGAAGCCAAGCTGGTCGATGTTGCGCCGATGAAAAAGCGCGAAATGCTACGCAGCCTGTTGCGCAGCGAGGACGTCCACACCGCTATCATCTTCTGCAACCGCAAGACCACTGTGCGAGAACTCAACAAGAGCTTGCAGCAACACGGGTTCCGTTCTGGCGAAATTCATGGTGACATCGACCAAGCGTCGCGTCAGCGGCAGCTGGATGCGTTCAAAAGCGGTGCAATCAATTTGCTCGTGGCTTCCGATGTAGCTGCGCGTGGTTTGGACATCAAGGGCGTCAGCCATGTGTTCAACTTCGATGCCCCCTGGCACCCCGACGATTATGTCCACCGCATCGGTCGCACCGGACGTGCTGGTGCCAAAGGCAAGGCCTTCACTTTTGTGACCAAGGCAGACGAAGAAGCGATCGACAATATCGAGAAGCTGATTGGTCTGAAAATTGGACGTCTGGGCAAACAAGCGACTGAAAGTACCGACGATCCCCAACAAGAGCGTCATGCGCGCCGCAAGGCACCAGCCGAACCGAAAGAACGTCGCGAGGCAAAAACCCCTACTCGACCAGCAAAGTCTGATTCGGGCAAACGAAGCAAACCTGTTGCAAAAGAACGCAATGAGGCAGCCGATGACGGAGATTGGAATGGTCCGATGCCCGATTTCTTGAGCGTTGCCATACCGCTATAA
- a CDS encoding FAD-binding oxidoreductase, with amino-acid sequence MVSPDVASELRALLGPKGFLADSDDMAPWLTDWRGRYRGQALAILSPSTTDEVAAVIKLAAKHRVAMVPQGGNSGMVAGATPDASGQSYLLSLRRLNSIEAIDQDVRLVRCGAGVILQNLHDAVSKHGLRFPLTLGGKGSATIGGLISTNAGGTQVLRHGTMRSLVAGIEAVLPDGSIYDGLTPLKKDNRGYDLKHLLIGAEGTLGIVTRATLHLVPALIERAVCWVAVGSPADAYQLLLAAQDECHGMLEGFEILPDAALAHVVKHIPGTRAPLESAAPWHVLIELAKDSADQEAPAQLAERFLATAMGKGLALDAAISANEAQAEAFWKIRDSIAEAERAEGPALQHDISVPVSDMARFIDTESPKIEATYPGTQVIAFGHLGDGNIHYHVKAPHGATAENWYRDFATRISADVYDRVVAYGGSISAEHGIGQAKIAEFARTSEPARLAALRAIKNALDPHGIMNPGKLVPLASAGLDA; translated from the coding sequence TTGGTCAGTCCGGATGTAGCAAGTGAATTGAGAGCGTTGCTGGGCCCGAAAGGGTTTCTGGCCGATTCGGACGATATGGCTCCGTGGTTGACCGATTGGCGCGGTCGATATCGCGGTCAAGCCTTGGCGATTTTATCGCCATCAACGACCGACGAGGTGGCAGCGGTTATCAAATTGGCCGCAAAGCACCGCGTCGCTATGGTACCGCAGGGCGGGAACAGCGGCATGGTTGCAGGCGCGACGCCTGATGCCAGTGGCCAATCCTATCTGTTGTCACTGCGGCGGTTGAACAGCATCGAAGCGATAGATCAGGATGTGAGGCTGGTCCGGTGTGGAGCAGGTGTCATTCTGCAAAATCTGCACGACGCTGTTTCAAAGCACGGCTTGCGATTCCCCCTTACTCTTGGCGGCAAGGGCTCCGCCACAATTGGCGGTTTGATATCCACGAATGCGGGCGGCACGCAGGTGCTGCGCCACGGTACGATGCGAAGTCTCGTTGCGGGAATTGAGGCCGTGCTGCCCGATGGTTCGATTTATGATGGTCTAACTCCGTTGAAAAAGGACAATCGCGGATATGACCTGAAACATCTGCTGATTGGTGCCGAGGGGACATTGGGTATAGTGACCCGCGCGACGTTGCATCTTGTACCTGCCCTGATCGAGCGCGCCGTGTGCTGGGTCGCGGTGGGCAGTCCCGCTGATGCCTATCAACTGCTGTTGGCGGCGCAGGATGAATGTCATGGCATGCTCGAAGGGTTCGAAATTTTGCCTGATGCCGCCTTGGCCCATGTCGTCAAACATATACCGGGCACGCGCGCGCCGCTAGAATCGGCGGCACCATGGCATGTGTTGATAGAGCTGGCCAAGGATTCCGCTGATCAGGAAGCACCTGCACAACTTGCCGAGCGTTTCCTTGCAACGGCGATGGGAAAAGGATTGGCATTGGATGCGGCGATTTCAGCGAATGAGGCGCAGGCAGAAGCTTTTTGGAAAATCCGCGACAGCATTGCCGAGGCAGAGCGGGCCGAAGGGCCGGCGCTGCAGCACGACATCAGCGTCCCGGTTTCGGACATGGCGCGTTTCATCGATACAGAGTCCCCGAAAATCGAGGCGACTTATCCCGGAACCCAAGTGATAGCTTTTGGACATCTGGGTGACGGCAACATTCACTATCACGTAAAGGCACCCCACGGTGCGACAGCAGAGAATTGGTATCGTGATTTCGCCACGCGCATCAGCGCGGATGTCTATGACCGGGTGGTGGCCTATGGGGGTTCCATTTCCGCTGAGCATGGAATTGGACAGGCAAAAATTGCCGAATTTGCGCGCACATCCGAACCAGCGCGCCTTGCAGCTTTACGGGCAATCAAAAATGCGCTGGACCCGCATGGCATCATGAATCCCGGGAAACTCGTTCCTCTTGCCAGCGCGGGTCTTGACGCTTAA